The DNA window CCGCCCGCGCGGAAGTCAGCGGCGGGACGACTTGCACTTGATGCACGTCCACTGCTTGGCCTCTTTGAAATAGACCCAGGAGTGCGAGCCGCCCTGCGGGCAGTCGCCGCACGACAGTGCGAGCTGCCACAGCCGGCCCTGCGAGGTGAGCGGCGCGGACATCAGGCCGACGCCTTGGTCTGGGTGGCGTGCCGGGCGGCGATGAACGCCTCGACCTCGGACCGCTTCCACCGCAGGCCGGTGGCGTCGCTACCGAGCCGGAAGCCCAGCGGAAAGCCGGGCGGGGCGGTGCCCTTGTAGCGCCAGCTGTGGATCGTGCCCGCGGCGACACCGATCATCTCGGCGACCGTCCCGATCCGGAGCAACTCGTCCTTCATGGCGCCTATCGTGATGCTCATCTATGCACATGTCAAGACGCCTAGTAA is part of the Tenggerimyces flavus genome and encodes:
- a CDS encoding helix-turn-helix transcriptional regulator; this encodes MKDELLRIGTVAEMIGVAAGTIHSWRYKGTAPPGFPLGFRLGSDATGLRWKRSEVEAFIAARHATQTKASA